A region from the Lutra lutra chromosome 1, mLutLut1.2, whole genome shotgun sequence genome encodes:
- the MFN1 gene encoding mitofusin-1 isoform X1, with protein sequence MAETASPLKHFVLAKRAITAIFDQLLEFVTEGSYFVEATYRNPELDQVATEDDLIEIQGYRNKLSVIGEVLSRRHMKVAFFGRTSSGKSSVINAMLWDKVLPSGIGHTTNCFLSVEGTDGDKAYLMTEGSDEKKSVKTVNQLAHALHMDKDLKAGCLVHVFWPKAKCALLRDDLVLVDSPGTDVTTELDSWIDKFCLDADVFVLVANSESTLMNTEKQFFHKVNERLSKPNIFILNNRWDASASEPEYMEDVRRQHMERCLHFLVEELKVVDPLEAQNRIFFVSAKEVLSARKHKAQGMPEGGGALAEGFQARLQEFQNFEQIFEECISQSAVKTKFEQHTIRAKQILDTVKNIMDSVNVAAAEKRVYSMEEREDQIDRLDFIRNQMNLLTLDVKKKIRAVTEEVANKVSCAMTDEICRLSVLVDEFCSEFHPTPSVLKVYKNELNKHIEDGMGRNLADRCTNEVNASMLQSQQEIIENLKPLLPTGIQNKLHTLIPCKKFDLSYDLNCHKLCSDFQEDIVFRFSLGWSSLVHRFLGPVNAQRVLLGLSEPIFQYIPRNEIAGPCGNSMFNFLRNCQTVFQSSYTILHSHQQYIKLPRSLASTPTAQTNPATPDSASQEELMVTLITGLASLTSRTSMGIIVVGGVIWKTVGWKLISVSLSMYGALYLYERLTWTTRAKERAFKQQFVNYATEKLQMIVSFTSANCSHQVQQEMATTFARLCQQVDITQKHLEEEIARLSKEIDQLEKIQNNSKFLRNKAVQLENELENFTKQFLHSSNEEES encoded by the exons ATGGCAGAAACTGCTTCTCCACTGAAACACTTTGTGCTGGCTAAGAGGGCAATTACTGCAATCTTCGACCAATTACTGGAGTTTGTTACTGAAGGATCCTATTTTGTTGAAG CAACATACAGGAATCCAGAACTTGATCAAGTAGCTACTGAGGATGATCTGATAGAAATACAGGGTTATAGAAACAAGCTTTCCGTCATTGGTGAGGTGCTGTCTCGGAGACATATGAAAGTGGCATTTTTTGGCAG GACAAGCAGTGGGAAGAGCTCTGTTATCAATGCAATGTTATGGGATAAAGTCCTCCCTAGTGGGATTGGCCATACAACCAATTGCTTCCTGAGTGTTGAAGGAACTGATGGAGATAAAGCCTATCTTATGACAGAAGGATCAGATGAAAAAAAGAGTGTGAAG ACAGTTAATCAGCTGGCTCATGCCCTTCATATGGACAAAGACTTGAAAGCTGGCTGTCTTGTACATGTATTTTGGCCAAAGGCAAAATGTGCCCTCTTGAGAGATGACCTGGTTTTAGTGGACAG TCCCGGTACAGATGTCACTACAGAGCTGGATAGCTGGATTGATAAGTTTTGCTTAGATGCTGATGTCTTCGTTTTGGTAGCAAACTCTGAATCAACACTAATGAATACG GAAAAGCAGTTTTTTCACAAGGTAAATGAACGACTTTCCAAgcctaatattttcattttgaataatcGTTGGGATGCCTCTGCGTCAGAACCAGAGTATATGGAAGAC GTACGCAGacagcacatggaaagatgtctGCATTTCTTGGTGGAGGAGCTTAAAGTTGTGGATCCTTTAGAGGCACAGAAtcgtattttctttgtttctgcaaAGGAAGTTCTTAGTGCTAGAAAGCACAAAGCACAGGGAATGCCAGAAGGTG GTGGGGCACTTGCTGAAGGATTCCAGGCGAGATTACAGGAGTTTCAGAATTTTGAACAAATCTTCGAG GAGTGTATCTCGCAGTCAGCAGTGAAAACAAAGTTTGAACAGCACACTATCAGAGCTAAACAGATACTAGATACTGTGAAAAACATAATGGATTCAGTAAACGTGGCAGCAGCAGAGAAAAG GGTTTATTCaatggaagagagggaagatCAAATTGATAGACTGGACTTTATCCGAAACCAGATGAATCTTTTAACACTGGATGTTAAGAAGAAAATCAGGGCAGTTACAGAAGAGGTGGCAAACAAG GTTTCCTGTGCAATGACAGATGAAATTTGTCGACTCTCCGTTTTAGTTGATGAATTTTGTTCTGAGTTTCATCCTACTCCAAGTGTGttgaaagtatataaaaat GAGTTAAATAAGCACATAGAAGATGGTATGGGAAGAAATTTGGCGGATCGGTGTACCAATGAAGTCAATGCTTCAATGCTTCAGTCCCAGCAAGAAATTATTG AAAATTTGAAGCCATTACTTCCAACTGGTATACAAAATAAACTACATACACTGATTCCTTGCAAGAAATTTGATCTCAGCTATGACCTAAATTGCCACAAGTTATGTTCAGATTTTCAAGAGGATATTGTATTTCGTTTTTCCCTGGGCTGGTCTTCCCTTGTCCATCGTTTCTTGGGCCCAGTGAATGCTCAGAGGGTGTTGCTAGGATTATCAGAACCCATCTTCcag tatatacctaggaatgaaattgCTGGGCCATGCGGTAACTccatgtttaactttctgaggaactgccaaactgttttccaaagcagctacaccattttacattcccaccagcagtatattAAG CTTCCCAGATCTTTAGCCTCTACTCCCACTGCTCAAACCAATCCAGCAACTCCAGACAGTGCATCACAGGAAGAACTCATGGTCACCTTAATAACAGGATTAGCTTCTCTCACATCTAGAACTTCTATGGGCATCATAGTTGTTGGAGGAGTG ATCTGGAAAACTGTAGGGTGGAaacttatatctgtttcattaAGTATGTATGGAGCTTTGTATCTTTATGAGAGGCTGACCTGGACCACAcgtgccaaggagagagcctttAAACAGCAGTTTGTGAACTATGCAACGGAAAAACTGCAGATGATTGTTAGCTTCACCAGTGCAAACTGTAGCCATCAAGTACAACA ggaaaTGGCAACCACTTTTGCTCGCCTGTGCCAACAAGTTGATATTACACAAAAACATCTGGAAGAAGAAATTGCTAGATTATCCAAAGAAATAGATCAGttggagaaaatacaaaacaattcaAAGTTCTTAAG aaataaagcCGTTCAACTTGAAAATGAACTGGAGAATTTTACTAAGCAGTTTCTACATTCAAGCAATGAAGAAGAATCTTAA
- the MFN1 gene encoding mitofusin-1 isoform X2, producing MAETASPLKHFVLAKRAITAIFDQLLEFVTEGSYFVEATYRNPELDQVATEDDLIEIQGYRNKLSVIGEVLSRRHMKVAFFGRTSSGKSSVINAMLWDKVLPSGIGHTTNCFLSVEGTDGDKAYLMTEGSDEKKSVKTVNQLAHALHMDKDLKAGCLVHVFWPKAKCALLRDDLVLVDSPGTDVTTELDSWIDKFCLDADVFVLVANSESTLMNTEKQFFHKVNERLSKPNIFILNNRWDASASEPEYMEDVRRQHMERCLHFLVEELKVVDPLEAQNRIFFVSAKEVLSARKHKAQGMPEGGGALAEGFQARLQEFQNFEQIFEECISQSAVKTKFEQHTIRAKQILDTVKNIMDSVNVAAAEKRVYSMEEREDQIDRLDFIRNQMNLLTLDVKKKIRAVTEEVANKVSCAMTDEICRLSVLVDEFCSEFHPTPSVLKVYKNELNKHIEDGMGRNLADRCTNEVNASMLQSQQEIIENLKPLLPTGIQNKLHTLIPCKKFDLSYDLNCHKLCSDFQEDIVFRFSLGWSSLVHRFLGPVNAQRVLLGLSEPIFQLPRSLASTPTAQTNPATPDSASQEELMVTLITGLASLTSRTSMGIIVVGGVIWKTVGWKLISVSLSMYGALYLYERLTWTTRAKERAFKQQFVNYATEKLQMIVSFTSANCSHQVQQEMATTFARLCQQVDITQKHLEEEIARLSKEIDQLEKIQNNSKFLRNKAVQLENELENFTKQFLHSSNEEES from the exons ATGGCAGAAACTGCTTCTCCACTGAAACACTTTGTGCTGGCTAAGAGGGCAATTACTGCAATCTTCGACCAATTACTGGAGTTTGTTACTGAAGGATCCTATTTTGTTGAAG CAACATACAGGAATCCAGAACTTGATCAAGTAGCTACTGAGGATGATCTGATAGAAATACAGGGTTATAGAAACAAGCTTTCCGTCATTGGTGAGGTGCTGTCTCGGAGACATATGAAAGTGGCATTTTTTGGCAG GACAAGCAGTGGGAAGAGCTCTGTTATCAATGCAATGTTATGGGATAAAGTCCTCCCTAGTGGGATTGGCCATACAACCAATTGCTTCCTGAGTGTTGAAGGAACTGATGGAGATAAAGCCTATCTTATGACAGAAGGATCAGATGAAAAAAAGAGTGTGAAG ACAGTTAATCAGCTGGCTCATGCCCTTCATATGGACAAAGACTTGAAAGCTGGCTGTCTTGTACATGTATTTTGGCCAAAGGCAAAATGTGCCCTCTTGAGAGATGACCTGGTTTTAGTGGACAG TCCCGGTACAGATGTCACTACAGAGCTGGATAGCTGGATTGATAAGTTTTGCTTAGATGCTGATGTCTTCGTTTTGGTAGCAAACTCTGAATCAACACTAATGAATACG GAAAAGCAGTTTTTTCACAAGGTAAATGAACGACTTTCCAAgcctaatattttcattttgaataatcGTTGGGATGCCTCTGCGTCAGAACCAGAGTATATGGAAGAC GTACGCAGacagcacatggaaagatgtctGCATTTCTTGGTGGAGGAGCTTAAAGTTGTGGATCCTTTAGAGGCACAGAAtcgtattttctttgtttctgcaaAGGAAGTTCTTAGTGCTAGAAAGCACAAAGCACAGGGAATGCCAGAAGGTG GTGGGGCACTTGCTGAAGGATTCCAGGCGAGATTACAGGAGTTTCAGAATTTTGAACAAATCTTCGAG GAGTGTATCTCGCAGTCAGCAGTGAAAACAAAGTTTGAACAGCACACTATCAGAGCTAAACAGATACTAGATACTGTGAAAAACATAATGGATTCAGTAAACGTGGCAGCAGCAGAGAAAAG GGTTTATTCaatggaagagagggaagatCAAATTGATAGACTGGACTTTATCCGAAACCAGATGAATCTTTTAACACTGGATGTTAAGAAGAAAATCAGGGCAGTTACAGAAGAGGTGGCAAACAAG GTTTCCTGTGCAATGACAGATGAAATTTGTCGACTCTCCGTTTTAGTTGATGAATTTTGTTCTGAGTTTCATCCTACTCCAAGTGTGttgaaagtatataaaaat GAGTTAAATAAGCACATAGAAGATGGTATGGGAAGAAATTTGGCGGATCGGTGTACCAATGAAGTCAATGCTTCAATGCTTCAGTCCCAGCAAGAAATTATTG AAAATTTGAAGCCATTACTTCCAACTGGTATACAAAATAAACTACATACACTGATTCCTTGCAAGAAATTTGATCTCAGCTATGACCTAAATTGCCACAAGTTATGTTCAGATTTTCAAGAGGATATTGTATTTCGTTTTTCCCTGGGCTGGTCTTCCCTTGTCCATCGTTTCTTGGGCCCAGTGAATGCTCAGAGGGTGTTGCTAGGATTATCAGAACCCATCTTCcag CTTCCCAGATCTTTAGCCTCTACTCCCACTGCTCAAACCAATCCAGCAACTCCAGACAGTGCATCACAGGAAGAACTCATGGTCACCTTAATAACAGGATTAGCTTCTCTCACATCTAGAACTTCTATGGGCATCATAGTTGTTGGAGGAGTG ATCTGGAAAACTGTAGGGTGGAaacttatatctgtttcattaAGTATGTATGGAGCTTTGTATCTTTATGAGAGGCTGACCTGGACCACAcgtgccaaggagagagcctttAAACAGCAGTTTGTGAACTATGCAACGGAAAAACTGCAGATGATTGTTAGCTTCACCAGTGCAAACTGTAGCCATCAAGTACAACA ggaaaTGGCAACCACTTTTGCTCGCCTGTGCCAACAAGTTGATATTACACAAAAACATCTGGAAGAAGAAATTGCTAGATTATCCAAAGAAATAGATCAGttggagaaaatacaaaacaattcaAAGTTCTTAAG aaataaagcCGTTCAACTTGAAAATGAACTGGAGAATTTTACTAAGCAGTTTCTACATTCAAGCAATGAAGAAGAATCTTAA